One stretch of Oceanipulchritudo coccoides DNA includes these proteins:
- a CDS encoding beta-ketoacyl-[acyl-carrier-protein] synthase family protein — MRNVVVTGLGLVTCLGHDKEAVGKRLKELKHGCVAYQPFEADEKIPIHVAAPVPGFDTASTDPEDWTFPDDIHFRLEQLKGLSPNALYAHFALKRAIGDAGLEKGDLSNERTGLYTASSGSAAMTHFHLDRMKRFGPLRCSPLGIVASIAGTLNFNLAAAYKIRGSTCGFVSACASSGHALGFAHDEIALNRQDRMVVVGAEDFTLDTIVPFAGMRVLSVNPDPDTASRPFDKNRDGFVGTGGAVALILEEESIALRRGAPILGRFAGWGQATDGYHVAASHPDGEGLANAIRLALGQAGWDKETVDYINAHATSTLAGDISECRALKSVFGSSGGPAISSTKALTGHALSLSSIMEASFCLLAMQQGFTPGSAHITSLDPEAQGLNILRESLDSAPKRLLSNSSGFGGVNVVLAIEQP; from the coding sequence ATGCGAAATGTTGTTGTCACCGGTTTAGGTCTTGTTACCTGTCTCGGTCACGACAAGGAAGCCGTGGGCAAACGGCTCAAGGAACTGAAGCACGGGTGCGTCGCCTATCAGCCGTTTGAGGCAGACGAGAAAATCCCGATTCATGTCGCGGCCCCGGTGCCGGGTTTTGACACAGCCTCAACAGATCCGGAGGACTGGACCTTTCCGGATGACATTCACTTCAGGCTGGAGCAGTTGAAAGGACTCTCGCCGAACGCCCTGTATGCCCACTTTGCCCTGAAGCGGGCGATCGGGGATGCCGGGCTCGAAAAGGGTGATTTATCCAATGAACGGACTGGCCTCTACACCGCTTCATCCGGTTCGGCGGCCATGACGCACTTTCATCTGGACCGCATGAAACGGTTTGGTCCACTCCGCTGCTCTCCCCTGGGGATTGTCGCCTCAATTGCCGGAACCCTGAATTTCAACTTGGCGGCGGCCTACAAGATTCGCGGATCGACGTGTGGTTTTGTCTCTGCCTGCGCCTCCAGCGGTCACGCATTGGGCTTTGCCCATGATGAAATAGCCCTCAACCGACAGGACCGCATGGTCGTGGTCGGGGCGGAAGACTTTACCCTGGACACCATCGTTCCCTTTGCCGGAATGCGTGTCTTGTCCGTGAATCCCGATCCGGATACGGCCTCCCGGCCATTCGACAAGAACAGGGATGGCTTTGTTGGGACAGGGGGTGCGGTTGCCCTCATCCTTGAAGAGGAATCCATCGCCCTTCGCCGGGGAGCACCAATTCTGGGGCGCTTCGCCGGTTGGGGACAAGCAACCGATGGTTATCACGTTGCCGCTTCCCATCCCGACGGGGAAGGCCTGGCCAACGCTATCCGTCTTGCCCTTGGTCAGGCCGGCTGGGACAAGGAAACTGTCGATTACATCAATGCCCATGCCACCTCCACCCTGGCCGGTGACATCTCCGAATGTCGCGCCTTGAAATCGGTCTTCGGGAGCTCTGGGGGGCCGGCGATCAGCAGTACCAAAGCACTCACAGGTCACGCACTCTCGCTTTCAAGCATCATGGAAGCGAGCTTCTGCCTGCTTGCAATGCAACAAGGCTTCACTCCAGGAAGCGCACATATCACGAGTCTGGATCCGGAAGCTCAGGGATTGAATATCCTTAGGGAATCACTGGATTCCGCACCTAAACGGCTGCTTTCCAATAGCAGTGGCTTTGGTGGTGTGAATGTGGTCCTCGCGATTGAGCAACCATGA
- a CDS encoding phosphopantetheine-binding protein, translating to MATTKLNQEELRESLKRCPESAIEAALEFNETRNPDLLPAIVLGIIERFVEPDVRPVIREGKDQTRLLEDLGIDSLLMVEIVILVEETLSIQIENEELRNLRTLGDIKGYLDAKIKGLPVPTNKNIFNFEQVVATMPHQAPFLFLQEARINGTEADGSYHISGEEVFLEGHFKGNPVFPASLMLEALGQLAVLFMLKTDSDAFGGRIKPESIYFVSCDGVRCHKMCKPQDTMQMKVALKKVHAPLAQFEGTILCQGARVAKAEEISLTFELESSNEAGVEQ from the coding sequence ATGGCGACAACCAAGCTAAATCAAGAGGAACTGCGCGAGTCCCTCAAACGCTGTCCTGAAAGTGCGATTGAAGCAGCACTGGAATTTAACGAAACCCGCAATCCAGATCTACTTCCGGCAATTGTCCTCGGTATTATCGAAAGATTCGTTGAGCCCGACGTCAGGCCGGTCATCCGGGAGGGCAAGGACCAGACCCGTCTGTTGGAGGACCTGGGTATTGATTCTCTCCTCATGGTCGAGATTGTCATTCTTGTTGAGGAGACCCTGAGTATCCAGATTGAAAACGAGGAACTGCGCAATCTGCGGACCTTGGGCGACATTAAAGGCTATCTGGATGCCAAGATCAAAGGCCTGCCCGTTCCGACGAACAAGAATATCTTCAATTTCGAGCAAGTGGTGGCAACCATGCCGCACCAAGCCCCTTTCCTCTTCCTGCAGGAGGCACGGATAAATGGGACGGAAGCTGATGGAAGTTACCACATTTCCGGCGAAGAAGTTTTTCTGGAAGGCCATTTCAAGGGGAATCCGGTCTTCCCGGCCTCGCTTATGCTGGAGGCCCTCGGCCAGTTGGCGGTCCTCTTCATGCTGAAGACCGACAGCGATGCCTTTGGTGGCCGGATCAAACCGGAATCAATCTATTTTGTCTCCTGCGATGGCGTACGCTGTCACAAGATGTGCAAGCCGCAGGACACCATGCAGATGAAAGTCGCCCTCAAGAAAGTGCATGCACCATTGGCCCAGTTTGAAGGCACAATTCTCTGTCAGGGAGCCCGTGTGGCCAAAGCTGAGGAAATTTCCCTGACCTTCGAGTTGGAGTCTTCCAACGAAGCTGGGGTCGAGCAGTAA
- a CDS encoding VanZ family protein — MPLTKPTTAFSESLLAHAIMHRAWVPVFMMIGISLLSGTAGVQVGAWSFVGIDKVGHFVVFGLLGIAWSRCLSSQLPAGRRLLLATFLTTLFGFLDELHQFHNPERYFEWADLLADACGAFALAASYLYIRPWQTFLELDFRHFLLLRFESKPTKCPK, encoded by the coding sequence TTGCCCCTGACCAAGCCAACAACAGCCTTTTCCGAGAGCCTTCTTGCCCATGCCATTATGCACCGGGCCTGGGTGCCCGTATTCATGATGATCGGTATTTCCCTCCTCTCGGGGACTGCGGGCGTGCAGGTGGGCGCCTGGTCCTTTGTCGGAATAGACAAGGTGGGCCATTTTGTCGTCTTCGGGCTTCTGGGTATTGCCTGGAGTCGTTGTCTGTCGAGTCAACTTCCAGCCGGGCGGCGCCTTCTGCTGGCCACCTTCTTGACCACCCTTTTCGGGTTTCTGGATGAGCTGCACCAGTTTCACAACCCTGAGCGCTACTTTGAGTGGGCGGATCTGCTTGCCGACGCTTGCGGGGCTTTTGCCCTTGCAGCCTCCTATCTTTACATCAGGCCTTGGCAAACTTTCCTCGAACTGGATTTCAGGCACTTCCTGCTCTTGCGCTTCGAATCAAAGCCCACAAAATGTCCGAAATGA
- the ligA gene encoding NAD-dependent DNA ligase LigA — translation MKSEDQDIGQQIERLRNEIARHERLYRKENQPEISDQEFDRMVKELEELEAQYPLFSSSESPTRKVGDDRSKGFITVRHRVPMQSLDNTYNQSELFDFDTRLKRLLPGLQPVYLVEPKIDGLAISLTYEKGRFVQAVTRGNGEEGDDVTENVRTIHSLPDRLKGDDFPDLIEIRGEIYMTRKEFKRINKEREASDLPRFMNPRNLASGTLKQLDPAVVAQRKLEIVCYGVGEIRGMTFHHQHEFNELFSAWGLPTVERVWQAEGIENAWKAVEELDALRLEFAYPTDGAVLKLDDLSLQQEAGSTSKAPRWAISYKFAAEQAETLLREITIQIGRTGNLTPVAELEPVEIAGTTVSRATLHNEDEIRRKDVREGDTVIVEKAGEIIPAVVRVVTEKRKKDSSPFDFKGRLDELGFEAERVPGQAAWRLRASDNPVRLRRQIEHFAGRQAMDIDGLGKEIVRQLVERGLVRDVADLYGLGADELAGLDKFAEKSANNLVAAIATSREADLWRVIHGLGIPMIGAEAAKLLASTFGTMERLTKASTEDLAAIDGIGPKMADSLVDYFNEDANRERIRRLFQEAGLKMESSLERHNDEGPLSGKTLVLTGTLPSMTRDEAKAKIEKAGGKVTGSVSRKTDFLVAGAEAGSKLEKARKLDVAILDQEALLAILSDGS, via the coding sequence ATGAAGTCTGAAGACCAGGACATCGGCCAGCAGATTGAGCGCCTGCGCAATGAAATTGCCCGGCATGAACGCCTTTACCGGAAAGAGAACCAGCCGGAAATTTCTGATCAGGAATTTGACCGGATGGTCAAGGAGCTGGAGGAGCTGGAAGCCCAATATCCGCTCTTCAGCAGTTCCGAAAGCCCGACCCGGAAGGTGGGTGACGACCGCAGCAAGGGTTTTATTACCGTCCGGCACCGCGTGCCGATGCAGTCCCTCGACAACACCTATAACCAGTCTGAACTTTTTGATTTTGATACCCGGTTGAAGCGCCTGCTGCCCGGTTTGCAGCCAGTCTACCTGGTTGAGCCAAAGATTGATGGGCTGGCCATCAGCCTCACGTACGAAAAAGGCCGTTTTGTGCAGGCGGTGACCCGCGGTAACGGTGAGGAAGGGGACGATGTCACGGAGAATGTCCGGACCATCCACAGCCTTCCCGACAGGCTGAAAGGAGACGATTTTCCTGACCTGATTGAGATTCGCGGTGAGATTTACATGACCCGCAAGGAGTTTAAGCGGATTAACAAGGAACGTGAGGCCAGTGACCTGCCCCGTTTCATGAATCCCCGAAACCTCGCCAGTGGGACATTGAAGCAGCTGGATCCGGCCGTGGTCGCCCAGCGCAAATTGGAGATTGTCTGCTATGGGGTGGGGGAAATCCGGGGAATGACCTTCCACCACCAGCACGAATTCAATGAACTGTTCTCCGCATGGGGATTGCCCACTGTGGAGCGGGTCTGGCAAGCGGAGGGAATTGAAAATGCCTGGAAAGCGGTGGAGGAACTCGATGCTTTGCGGTTGGAATTTGCCTATCCAACTGACGGTGCCGTCCTGAAATTGGATGATCTCTCACTGCAGCAGGAAGCAGGTTCCACTTCGAAGGCCCCGAGATGGGCTATCAGTTACAAATTTGCCGCTGAACAGGCAGAGACCCTTTTGCGGGAAATTACGATCCAGATTGGACGAACGGGCAACCTGACCCCCGTGGCCGAGTTGGAGCCGGTTGAAATTGCCGGCACAACCGTCAGCCGCGCAACTCTCCATAATGAGGATGAAATCCGCCGGAAGGACGTACGCGAGGGGGACACCGTGATCGTGGAGAAAGCCGGGGAAATTATCCCTGCTGTTGTCCGGGTCGTCACCGAGAAGCGCAAGAAGGACTCCAGCCCGTTTGATTTCAAGGGCCGCCTCGACGAACTGGGTTTTGAGGCTGAGCGGGTTCCCGGACAAGCCGCCTGGCGACTTCGCGCCAGTGACAATCCCGTCCGCCTGCGGCGCCAGATCGAGCACTTTGCTGGTCGCCAGGCAATGGACATTGACGGCCTCGGGAAGGAAATTGTGCGCCAGTTGGTTGAGCGCGGCCTTGTTCGCGATGTGGCAGATCTCTATGGCTTGGGGGCTGATGAGCTGGCTGGCTTGGACAAGTTTGCCGAAAAATCAGCCAACAATCTGGTCGCGGCGATTGCCACCAGTCGGGAAGCCGATCTCTGGCGTGTTATTCACGGGCTGGGAATTCCCATGATCGGGGCCGAGGCGGCCAAGTTGCTGGCCTCCACGTTTGGAACAATGGAGCGGCTCACAAAGGCCTCCACGGAAGACCTTGCCGCGATAGATGGCATTGGCCCCAAAATGGCCGACAGCCTCGTTGACTACTTCAATGAGGATGCCAACCGGGAGCGGATCCGCCGTCTCTTCCAAGAGGCCGGTCTGAAAATGGAGTCGTCGCTGGAAAGACATAATGACGAGGGTCCATTGAGTGGAAAAACCCTGGTCCTGACCGGTACTTTGCCATCCATGACACGTGATGAGGCCAAGGCCAAAATCGAAAAGGCAGGCGGTAAGGTGACTGGCAGTGTCAGCAGGAAAACCGATTTTCTGGTCGCTGGCGCGGAGGCCGGAAGCAAGCTCGAAAAGGCCCGCAAGCTTGATGTCGCTATCCTCGACCAGGAGGCCCTTCTGGCGATTCTTTCCGACGGGTCCTGA
- a CDS encoding phosphoadenylyl-sulfate reductase → MIKTEASLKGEESAWLEAATAEERVGWALEQFGEKVVLSTSFGIQSAVMLHLVTQIRPEIPVIFVDTGYLFPETYQFVEELVERMQLNLKVYAPLWTAARQEAIHGKRWEKGLEELEAYNRDNKVEPMNRALKDLGAEAWISGLRRVQSSTRAQLQVVQKQKRTTKIHPIIDWSEKQVYEYMKANELPFHPLWEQGYVSVGDWHSTAPLGAGMDAESTRFGGLKRECGLHEKSDQQDWQI, encoded by the coding sequence ATGATTAAGACGGAAGCAAGTCTGAAAGGCGAAGAAAGCGCCTGGTTGGAGGCCGCGACGGCAGAGGAGCGGGTCGGCTGGGCGCTGGAGCAATTTGGGGAGAAAGTGGTCCTCTCGACGAGTTTTGGGATCCAATCGGCGGTGATGCTACATCTCGTGACGCAAATCCGGCCGGAAATACCGGTCATATTCGTGGACACGGGATATTTATTTCCAGAAACGTATCAATTTGTGGAGGAGTTAGTGGAGCGGATGCAATTGAACCTGAAAGTGTATGCTCCGCTCTGGACGGCGGCCCGGCAGGAAGCGATCCACGGCAAGCGCTGGGAGAAGGGTTTGGAAGAGCTGGAAGCGTACAACCGTGACAACAAGGTCGAGCCAATGAACCGGGCGCTGAAAGACCTGGGGGCGGAGGCGTGGATCAGCGGGCTGAGGCGGGTCCAATCCAGCACGCGGGCACAACTTCAGGTCGTCCAGAAACAGAAGCGAACAACGAAAATCCATCCGATTATCGATTGGTCCGAAAAACAAGTTTACGAATACATGAAGGCCAACGAGCTACCCTTTCATCCATTGTGGGAGCAAGGTTATGTCAGCGTGGGCGATTGGCACAGCACGGCTCCGCTGGGAGCTGGCATGGATGCTGAATCGACCCGTTTTGGAGGCTTGAAGCGCGAGTGCGGGCTTCACGAGAAAAGCGACCAGCAGGACTGGCAAATTTAA
- the cobA gene encoding uroporphyrinogen-III C-methyltransferase — MAKTGTVYLVGAGPGDPELLTVKGKRLIESCDALVYDYLVDESIKGWIKPGCELHYVGKQAGFHSMKQELIEALLVELAKSGKSVVRLKGGDPFVFGRGGEEAEALRKTGIPYEVIPAVTAALGCAAYCGIPLTHREWSSSVTFISGHECPDKEATMVDWASHAQSEATLVLYMSMGRLGEICDRLVSEGRDQETPAVVIQWGTTARQKSVRGTLGSIAWLVEEAGLGPPSIVIIGKVAGLGEVLQWFDPSI, encoded by the coding sequence ATGGCAAAAACAGGGACAGTTTATCTGGTGGGAGCCGGTCCGGGAGATCCGGAATTGCTGACAGTAAAGGGCAAGCGGCTGATTGAGAGCTGTGATGCGCTGGTGTATGACTATCTGGTGGACGAGTCGATCAAGGGCTGGATAAAGCCCGGCTGTGAGCTGCATTACGTGGGGAAGCAGGCGGGATTCCATTCGATGAAGCAGGAACTGATTGAGGCATTGCTGGTTGAGCTGGCGAAGTCCGGGAAGTCGGTGGTCCGGCTCAAGGGCGGCGATCCCTTTGTTTTTGGCCGTGGCGGTGAGGAGGCGGAAGCATTGCGAAAGACGGGCATCCCATACGAGGTGATTCCAGCGGTGACAGCTGCCCTTGGGTGCGCGGCTTATTGTGGAATTCCCCTGACGCACAGGGAATGGAGCAGCTCGGTGACCTTTATCTCCGGGCATGAGTGTCCGGACAAGGAAGCGACAATGGTCGATTGGGCATCACACGCACAAAGTGAAGCCACTCTCGTGCTTTACATGTCGATGGGCCGGCTGGGGGAAATCTGTGACCGGCTGGTTTCAGAGGGCCGCGACCAGGAAACCCCTGCGGTGGTCATCCAGTGGGGAACGACCGCGCGCCAGAAATCGGTCCGGGGAACGCTGGGCAGTATTGCCTGGCTGGTGGAGGAGGCGGGATTGGGGCCGCCCTCGATCGTCATAATCGGCAAGGTGGCCGGGCTGGGAGAAGTCCTTCAGTGGTTTGATCCCTCGATCTGA
- the rpmB gene encoding 50S ribosomal protein L28, with the protein MSRICSVTGKRRVSGSKIHRKGLTKKSGGIGTHVASVTKRTFKPNVQRVRVRMPNGQVKRVWVSAKALKAGKVEKA; encoded by the coding sequence ATGTCACGAATTTGTTCAGTCACCGGCAAACGCCGCGTCAGCGGAAGTAAAATCCACCGCAAGGGTCTCACCAAGAAAAGCGGCGGCATCGGCACGCACGTTGCCTCGGTCACCAAGCGTACCTTCAAGCCAAATGTCCAGCGCGTCCGCGTCCGGATGCCAAATGGCCAGGTGAAGCGGGTTTGGGTTTCCGCCAAGGCACTCAAGGCCGGCAAGGTCGAGAAGGCCTAA
- a CDS encoding SAM-dependent methyltransferase, whose translation MDPPPSNSISPAMLGALQERADAGGGIIPLESFIECALYLPHEGYYTSDRKRVGMSGETDFYTSTSMGPLFAKLIIAAIKDLVDMELSNLQFIEIGPESKGGLLGSIENPPFKQCMQIRKEDPLEFESPCVVYSNELFDAQPFRRFVRKGKSWKEAGVKIQEGQFELILSEPFHTPPDLPTKAPDGYTIDWPSAAHALMEKICQSPWKGLFLALDYGLDRSTILAERPDGTARSYSRHRMGNDLLCDPGRQDITCHLVWDEMTDILRHWEFEEIQLQKQEAFFMHHSERLITQIVAASPPGFSREKQTLMQLLHPDNMGHKFQALHARRGKI comes from the coding sequence ATGGATCCCCCACCCAGCAATTCAATCTCTCCGGCAATGCTTGGTGCCTTGCAGGAAAGAGCTGATGCCGGAGGAGGCATTATCCCACTGGAAAGCTTTATCGAGTGCGCCCTTTATCTTCCTCATGAAGGCTACTACACCAGCGACCGTAAACGTGTCGGCATGAGCGGGGAGACCGACTTCTACACCTCCACCAGCATGGGCCCGCTCTTCGCCAAGCTGATCATCGCGGCAATTAAGGACCTTGTGGATATGGAACTCTCGAATCTGCAATTCATTGAGATTGGTCCCGAAAGCAAGGGCGGCCTCCTTGGCAGCATTGAGAATCCTCCGTTCAAGCAGTGCATGCAGATTCGCAAGGAGGATCCATTGGAGTTCGAATCCCCCTGCGTCGTCTATTCCAATGAACTGTTCGATGCCCAGCCATTTCGCCGCTTTGTCCGCAAGGGCAAGTCATGGAAGGAAGCTGGCGTGAAGATCCAGGAAGGTCAGTTTGAATTGATCTTGTCCGAACCGTTTCACACCCCACCCGACCTGCCAACAAAGGCCCCCGACGGATACACCATTGATTGGCCCTCTGCCGCCCATGCCTTGATGGAGAAAATTTGTCAAAGCCCATGGAAAGGGCTGTTTCTCGCTCTCGACTACGGGCTGGACCGCTCCACCATTCTTGCCGAACGCCCGGATGGGACCGCCCGCTCCTACTCCCGCCACCGGATGGGAAATGACCTCCTCTGCGACCCCGGGAGGCAGGATATCACTTGCCACCTCGTCTGGGATGAAATGACCGACATTCTTCGCCATTGGGAATTCGAGGAAATCCAGCTTCAAAAGCAGGAGGCCTTTTTCATGCATCACTCAGAGCGCCTCATCACCCAGATTGTTGCCGCTTCCCCGCCAGGGTTTTCACGCGAAAAACAGACCCTTATGCAACTGCTCCATCCCGATAACATGGGGCATAAGTTTCAGGCCCTACACGCCCGACGGGGCAAAATTTAA
- a CDS encoding Lrp/AsnC family transcriptional regulator, with protein MIKDVLKLLLEGEAVRTEAMASVLGVSEAEIEATLAKLEEERMLLGWRPVINPKAIAENEVQALIEVSIVPERDGGFNRIAERIARFDQVVTCYLMSGGYDLMVIVRGKNLLSVATFVSEKLATLGVVQSTATRFMLRCYKVDGFLIDTEQDEQEKPAISP; from the coding sequence ATGATCAAAGATGTCTTGAAATTACTGCTCGAGGGGGAAGCTGTGCGCACGGAAGCCATGGCTTCTGTTCTCGGTGTTTCCGAAGCAGAGATTGAAGCAACTCTGGCCAAGCTGGAGGAGGAACGCATGTTGCTTGGCTGGCGTCCGGTGATCAATCCAAAGGCGATTGCCGAGAATGAAGTGCAGGCATTGATCGAAGTCTCCATTGTTCCCGAGAGGGACGGAGGGTTCAACCGGATCGCGGAGCGCATTGCCCGTTTTGACCAAGTCGTCACTTGTTACCTGATGAGTGGAGGCTACGACTTGATGGTCATCGTGCGCGGAAAAAACCTTCTCTCCGTGGCGACTTTTGTCTCTGAAAAACTGGCGACCCTCGGTGTTGTACAATCCACTGCCACACGCTTCATGTTGCGTTGCTACAAGGTGGATGGATTCCTCATCGACACGGAACAGGACGAGCAGGAGAAACCGGCGATCAGCCCGTAG
- a CDS encoding pyridoxal phosphate-dependent aminotransferase — MNYETVIAHHVQGLNRSGIRDFFALVQQMPNAISLGIGEPDFVTPWNIREAAIYSLEKGKTSYTDNLGLYAFRREVARYVERKFGLSYDGQTECLIGIGVSETMDTAIRALVNPGDKVLYHEPCYVSYSPSVQLAGGIPIAIPTHAKDNFALRRADLDAKWEPGCKLLILNFPTNPTGGVVEREQLEEIAAFAIEKDLIVLSDEIYAELTYDGEHVSIASFPGMRERTVFLHGVSKAFAMTGFRIGYACAPHPIIEAMMKVHQYAIMSVPIFIQEAGIEALRNSDDAVASMRESYQRRRDLLVRRFREMGLKCHLPQATFYTFPDVTPTGLDGKTFATRLLQQGEVAVVPGTAFGTDGHDFVRASFSTQYAKIEKACDRMQRFVESL; from the coding sequence ATGAATTACGAGACTGTCATAGCTCACCATGTCCAGGGATTGAACCGTTCCGGAATCCGCGACTTCTTTGCCCTTGTGCAGCAGATGCCGAATGCCATCTCACTCGGGATTGGTGAGCCGGATTTTGTGACGCCATGGAACATCCGTGAGGCCGCCATTTATTCGCTCGAAAAAGGGAAGACCAGTTACACCGATAATCTCGGACTGTATGCGTTTCGTCGGGAAGTTGCCCGGTATGTGGAGCGGAAGTTTGGCCTTAGCTACGACGGGCAAACCGAGTGCCTAATCGGTATCGGCGTCTCGGAAACGATGGACACGGCAATTCGGGCCTTGGTGAATCCAGGGGACAAGGTGCTTTATCATGAGCCTTGTTATGTGAGTTACTCTCCGAGTGTTCAGTTGGCCGGTGGCATACCCATCGCCATCCCCACCCATGCAAAGGACAACTTTGCCCTGCGGCGGGCCGATCTGGATGCGAAATGGGAACCAGGTTGCAAGTTGCTTATCCTGAATTTCCCGACTAATCCCACTGGTGGCGTTGTTGAGCGTGAGCAGCTCGAAGAAATTGCCGCTTTCGCAATTGAGAAGGACCTCATTGTCCTCAGTGACGAGATTTATGCCGAGCTGACCTATGACGGTGAGCATGTCAGCATTGCTTCCTTTCCCGGCATGCGGGAGCGGACGGTCTTTCTCCACGGTGTCTCAAAGGCTTTTGCGATGACCGGTTTCCGTATCGGATACGCCTGTGCCCCGCATCCGATCATCGAGGCCATGATGAAAGTCCACCAATACGCCATCATGAGCGTTCCGATCTTTATCCAGGAGGCAGGCATCGAGGCCTTGCGGAACTCCGATGACGCCGTTGCTTCAATGCGCGAGTCCTACCAGCGTCGTCGCGACTTGCTGGTGCGTCGCTTTCGCGAGATGGGCCTGAAGTGCCATCTCCCGCAGGCGACTTTCTACACCTTTCCAGACGTTACACCGACCGGTCTGGACGGGAAAACTTTTGCCACTCGTCTTCTTCAGCAGGGCGAGGTGGCGGTTGTCCCGGGCACTGCCTTTGGCACTGACGGGCACGATTTTGTCCGGGCAAGCTTCTCGACGCAATACGCGAAGATCGAGAAGGCCTGCGACCGCATGCAGCGATTTGTTGAAAGCCTTTAA
- the der gene encoding ribosome biogenesis GTPase Der, with protein METVALVGRPNVGKSRLFNRLASRRLAIVHDQAGVTRDVNSTVVKNHYTLLDTGGIGLVVDMDHEKLIEAAEAQVWLAIEAADLICFVVDGREGLTALDETIAEKLRESGKRVILAVNKIDHEGMEDQVDEFTGLGFETYFPVSAEHGYNSSQLEREIEVVVGPAPEETDEPEEYRIHIAFAGRPNVGKSSLCNHLLADERLVVSEVPGTTRDSVMLDLDFQTKDEKSIPFRLVDTAGLRKRKRVSHSIEYFSTLRTRQSIERSDIVFLVVDAESGVTRQDKALAGEIMDAGKCVALLVNKWDLAIDRFRGNHPDGYENMEEFKRAYAASALSELFFLPDSPVLFVSALRGFSMDKVLNQARALWETSGRTLSTPKVNAVVHGLIEKKQPRYIDNKRFKAYYAVQTGNRPFRFKLFCNRATKLDDGYRRYLQKGFIKNFKLQGCPVQFELRGKEKRYADMGKKGSRR; from the coding sequence ATGGAAACAGTAGCCCTTGTCGGGCGTCCCAATGTGGGAAAAAGCCGGTTATTCAACCGGCTGGCCAGCAGGCGTCTGGCTATCGTACATGATCAAGCCGGGGTGACCCGGGATGTTAATTCAACTGTCGTGAAAAACCACTACACGCTGCTCGACACGGGCGGGATCGGCCTTGTTGTCGATATGGATCATGAAAAGTTAATCGAGGCAGCAGAGGCGCAAGTGTGGCTCGCTATCGAGGCGGCGGACTTGATCTGCTTTGTTGTCGATGGCCGGGAGGGGCTGACGGCACTGGACGAGACCATCGCTGAAAAGCTCAGGGAGAGCGGAAAGCGCGTGATCCTTGCCGTGAACAAGATTGACCATGAGGGCATGGAGGACCAGGTGGATGAGTTTACCGGTCTTGGATTTGAAACGTATTTTCCCGTTTCGGCGGAACATGGCTACAACAGCAGCCAGTTGGAAAGGGAGATTGAGGTCGTCGTGGGTCCCGCACCCGAGGAGACTGATGAGCCTGAAGAGTACCGAATCCATATTGCGTTTGCAGGTCGCCCCAACGTGGGCAAGTCCAGCCTTTGCAATCACCTGCTTGCCGACGAACGCCTTGTTGTCAGTGAAGTCCCGGGAACGACACGGGACAGCGTCATGCTGGATCTTGATTTCCAGACCAAGGATGAAAAATCCATCCCCTTCCGTCTTGTCGATACCGCCGGCCTGCGAAAGCGCAAACGGGTCAGCCATTCCATCGAATACTTCAGTACGCTTCGCACCCGTCAGTCGATCGAGCGTTCCGACATTGTCTTTCTTGTTGTGGATGCTGAGAGTGGGGTAACGCGTCAGGACAAGGCCCTGGCCGGTGAAATCATGGACGCGGGCAAGTGCGTGGCCCTTCTGGTTAACAAGTGGGATCTGGCAATTGACAGGTTTCGTGGAAACCACCCCGACGGCTACGAGAATATGGAAGAATTCAAGCGGGCCTATGCCGCTTCCGCCTTGAGTGAGCTCTTTTTTCTTCCAGACAGTCCGGTGCTCTTTGTTTCCGCCTTGCGAGGTTTCTCGATGGACAAGGTCCTGAACCAGGCGCGCGCTCTTTGGGAAACTTCCGGCAGGACATTGTCGACCCCGAAGGTCAACGCCGTTGTTCATGGTTTGATCGAAAAGAAACAACCGCGCTATATCGATAACAAGCGATTCAAGGCTTATTACGCAGTGCAGACCGGCAATCGGCCCTTCCGTTTCAAGCTGTTCTGCAATCGCGCGACCAAACTTGATGACGGCTACCGCCGATACCTGCAAAAGGGATTTATCAAGAACTTCAAGTTACAGGGTTGCCCGGTTCAATTTGAATTGAGAGGGAAGGAAAAGCGTTACGCGGACATGGGTAAGAAAGGGTCTCGCCGATGA